Proteins encoded within one genomic window of Theobroma cacao cultivar B97-61/B2 chromosome 7, Criollo_cocoa_genome_V2, whole genome shotgun sequence:
- the LOC108662863 gene encoding receptor-like protein 12, translating into MGKVVSMLYRILCLLLAFLHFQVYCSLSSPSSFLHSAHLCLPEQRAALLELKNTISLDDCSVPSSYPTTNSWNESTDCCSWDGVSCHMVTGHVIGIDLSNSCLNGTLPANSSLFHLQRLQWLDLSSNNLHGSFLENSSLFHRQGLQQLNLAFNDFNGSISSELFNQLVSLTHLNLSHNSFSDLIPYDISLLSKLVSLDLSNNGYHDLRFDSQGFDMLACNLTELRNLILDSVDMSDVALPSFLNLTSSLERLSLGACELHGEFPSEIFRLPYLQHMDLSSNRNLTDYFPKSNLSSGLKLLDLSFCSFRGSIPASIGNLSQIIHLDFSENDFGGQIPDAFGNLNKLTFLSFSCCNFSGQLPTTMFNLTQLTQLDLSHNRLEGPLPNHVSELRLLEEILLSGNLISGGLPSWLFTLPSLKYLGLSHNKLTGSINQIQKPNSLKHIYLSSNDIHGSIPNSFFDLVSLERLDLSSNNLSGVIKSNMLAKLKNLTHLVLSNNSLLSLSASENDVNYSFPQLCNVSFSSCSITQFPSFFRTSNLEILDLSNNKIYGGISKREAEGWESLLELYLSYNFLTTLEQFPGKNLHILDLRSNLLQGPILSNPLICNQSSLVFLDLSRNNLTGTIPNYLGNFSFRLEFMNLEMNNFYGKVPDSFTNGQLRYLFLNDNQLEGLLPRSLANCSSLRILNLRNNKFADAFPHWLASLPWLRVLILRSNRLHGPMPNSIASSNFSALQIIDLSHNELTGPLPTKFFKTLRAMKDRGCKYCMGDSKKASVNVTTKKLEMELAETLTSFTSIDLSNNLFCGQIPKELGELILLQTLNLSNNNLTGPIPPSFGNMVALESLDLSSNKLGGRIPSQMTNLTFLEVLNLSKNYLVGPIPHGNQFGTFENDSYSNNLGLCGFPLSKQCGNDEEPKPTVPMLKEDEGSEIAFIWKVVMMGYGCGVVLGLSMGYIVFTTGRPWWFIRMVERDWQNNVTKWVGRNRGRRN; encoded by the coding sequence ATGGGAAAGGTGGTTAGCATGTTGTATCGAATCCTTTGCTTGCTTTTAGCATTCTTGCATTTCCAGGTCTATTGTTCATTGAGTTCCCCttcctcttttcttcattcAGCTCATTTGTGCCTCCCAGAGCAGAGAGCTGCCTTGCTTGAATTGAAAAACACCATTTCTCTAGATGATTGTTCGGTGCCTTCTTCTTACCCTACAACAAATTCTTGGAATGAAAGCACGGATTGCTGTTCATGGGATGGAGTCAGTTGCCACATGGTGACGGGTCATGTCATTGGCATCGACCTTAGTAACAGTTGCCTTAACGGCACTCTCCCTGCGAACAGCAGCCTCTTTCACCTTCAAAGACTTCAATGGCTCGATCTTAGTTCCAACAACCTTCATGGCTCTTTTCTTGAAAACAGCAGCCTCTTCCACCGTCAAGGACTCCAACAACTCAACCTTGCTTTCAACGATTTCAATGGCTCTATCTCATCAGAgttatttaatcaattagtgAGTTTGACCCATCTTAATCTCTCCCATAATTCATTCTCTGACTTAATCCCATATGATATCAGTCTCCTGTCAAAATTGGTTTCACTCGATCTTTCCAATAATGGTTATCACGATTTGAGATTTGATAGTCAAGGTTTTGACATGCTTGCATGCAACTTAACTGAATTAAGAAACCTTATCCTTGACTCTGTAGATATGTCTGATGTTGCACTTCCTTCCTTTTTGAACTTGACTTCATCTCTGGAACGTTTGAGTCTCGGAGCGTGTGAACTGCATGGGGAATTTCCAAGTGAAATTTTTCGCCTCCCATAcctccagcacatggatttaaGTAGTAACAGAAATCTTACAGATTATTTCCCTAAGTCAAACTTGAGTAGTGGCCTTAAGTTGTTGGACCTTTCCTTTTGCAGTTTTAGAGGGTCAATTCCTGCATCAATTGGAAATCTCAGTCAAATCATCCACTTAGATTTttctgaaaatgattttggagGACAGATTCCAGATGCTTTTGGAAACCTTaataaattgacttttttgtcattttcttgcTGCAATTTTAGTGGTCAACTTCCAACAACTATGTTCAATCTCACACAACTCACCCAACTAGATTTGTCACATAATCGATTAGAAGGTCCCCTGCCAAATCATGTTAGTGAGCTTCGATTGCTAGAAGAAATTCTCTTATCCGGTAACCTTATAAGTGGTGGACTACCATCTTGGCTGTTTACTTTGCCATCTTTGAAATATTTAGGACTCAGCCATAACAAACTCACCGGCTCAATCAACCAAATTCAGAAGCCTAATTCTCTAAAACATATTTATTTGAGTTCTAATGACATTCATGGATCAATACccaattctttttttgatCTTGTGAGCCTTGAAAGGCTTGATCTTTCCTCAAACAACTTGAGTGGTGTCATCAAGTCAAATATGCTTGCAAAACTCAAAAATCTTACCCATCTTGTTCTTTCAAATAATAGTTTACTATCATTAAGCGCAAGCGAAAATGATGTTAACTATTCCTTCCCTCAGCTTTGTAATGTGTCATTCTCTTCTTGTAGCATAACACAATTCCCAAGTTTCTTTCGAACATCaaatttggagattttagaTCTTTCCAATAACAAGATTTATGGTGGAATTTCCAAACGGGAAGCAGAAGGGTGGGAAAGCTTGCTCGAGTTGTACCTTTCTTACAATTTTCTGACCACTTTGGAACAATTCCCAGGAAAGAATCTTCATATTCTTGACCTTCGATCAAACTTGCTTCAAGGGCCAATTCTTTCAAATCCTTTGATTTGCAATCAAAGTTCACTTGTGTTTCTTGACTTGTCTAGAAATAACTTGACTGGAACCATTCCAAATTATCTTGGAAATTTCAGCTTTCGTCTCGAGTTCATGAATTTGGagatgaataatttttatggcAAAGTCCCTGATTCTTTTACAAATGGTCAGTTGAGATATCTTTTCCTTAATGACAACCAATTGGAAGGATTACTGCCACGATCTTTGGCTAATTGTAGTTCCTTgagaattttgaatttaaggaACAACAAGTTCGCTGATGCCTTTCCCCATTGGTTAGCTTCACTTCCTTGGCTGCGAGTTCTTATTTTGCGATCTAATAGATTGCATGGTCCCATGCCCAACTCCATAGCTTCATCTAACTTCTCGGCATTGCAAATAATTGATCTCTCTCATAATGAGCTCACCGGCCCCTTGCCaacaaaattcttcaaaactTTGAGAGCAATGAAAGATCGCGGCTGCAAATATTGTATGGGTGATTCTAAGAAAGCTTCTGTGAATgtaacaacaaaaaaattggAGATGGAGTTGGCAGAAACCCTAACCAGTTTCACGTCCATAGACTTATCGAACAATTTATTTTGTGGACAAATTCCTAAGGAACTCGGAGAACTTATTTTGCTCCAAACGCTCAACTTGTCCAACAACAACTTGACTGGTCCTATCCCACCATCTTTCGGAAATATGGTAGCACTTGAATCGTTAGATCTCTCGTCAAACAAGCTTGGTGGCAGAATTCCTTCCCAAATGACGAATCTGACATTCCTTGAAGTgttaaatctttcaaaaaattatcttgTCGGGCCAATTCCTCATGGGAATCAATTTGGTACTTTTGAGAACGATTCTTATAGCAATAACTTGGGACTGTGCGGCTTCCCACTGTCAAAGCAATGCGGCAATGATGAAGAACCAAAACCAACTGTACCAATGCTTAAGGAAGATGAAGGTTCTGAAATAGCCTTTATTTGGAAAGTTGTAATGATGGGCTATGGATGTGGAGTGGTGTTAGGATTGAGCATGGGATACATTGTATTCACAACAGGAAGACCATGGTGGTTTATCAGAATGGTTGAGAGAGATTGGCAAAACAATGTTACAAAGTGGGTTGGTAGAAACagaggaagaagaaactaG